A genomic segment from Bacteroidales bacterium encodes:
- the rfaE2 gene encoding D-glycero-beta-D-manno-heptose 1-phosphate adenylyltransferase, with product MRNSDVIRTKIISSESISKHLKAWQKENKKIVFTNGCFDILHLGHIDYLSKAADMGDILIIGLNTDASVRKIKGKNRPINDEISRSKVLASLFFVDAVVLFNEETPYKLIKTIQPDILVKGSDYKSGDIIGSDIVKSKGGKIVTIALVEGYSTSGIEKKIIKMYK from the coding sequence ATGAGAAATTCAGATGTTATCAGAACAAAAATAATAAGTTCCGAATCTATTAGCAAGCATTTAAAAGCATGGCAAAAAGAAAACAAAAAAATAGTTTTCACAAACGGTTGCTTTGATATTCTTCACCTGGGACATATTGATTATCTTTCAAAAGCGGCTGACATGGGAGATATTCTGATTATAGGATTAAACACCGATGCTTCTGTGAGAAAAATAAAAGGAAAAAACCGCCCTATAAATGACGAAATATCCAGAAGTAAAGTTCTGGCTTCCTTATTTTTCGTTGATGCAGTTGTATTGTTTAACGAAGAAACACCATATAAATTAATAAAAACAATTCAACCCGATATTCTGGTTAAAGGCAGTGATTACAAATCCGGCGACATAATCGGCTCAGATATAGTAAAATCAAAAGGAGGAAAAATAGTTACTATTGCTCTTGTTGAAGGTTATTCAACTTCGGGGATAGAAAAAAAAATTATTAAAATGTATAAATAA
- a CDS encoding glycosyltransferase family 2 protein, whose product MIEISIVIPVYNSQENLNELHKQICDALKNISYELILVNDASKDNSWNIIKQLAENNKNITAINLRKNFGQDNALMAGFRYVSGNYTVIMDDDLQHSPYDILKLYNKCKEGYDICYAGFLEKSHSLWKKSGSRINGLFAYWLINKPKDIYMSPFKIVKSKIIKELLHYYGPFPYVDGLLLEITNNMATVEAEHFPRFKGKSNYNLIKSVSVFFKVITSFSVIPLRFATIIGFLSSFIGFAVAIYFCINIFQVIS is encoded by the coding sequence ATGATAGAAATTAGCATTGTTATTCCTGTATATAACAGTCAGGAAAATCTTAACGAATTGCACAAGCAAATTTGTGATGCATTAAAAAACATAAGTTATGAACTTATTTTAGTTAATGATGCCAGCAAAGACAATAGCTGGAATATAATAAAGCAACTTGCTGAAAACAATAAAAACATCACTGCAATAAACTTAAGAAAAAATTTTGGTCAGGATAACGCACTGATGGCTGGATTCAGATATGTTTCGGGGAATTATACAGTGATTATGGATGATGACCTTCAACATTCACCTTATGATATTTTAAAGTTATACAACAAATGCAAAGAGGGATATGATATATGTTATGCAGGATTTCTGGAAAAAAGTCATTCATTATGGAAAAAATCGGGAAGCCGTATAAACGGATTATTCGCTTATTGGCTTATCAACAAACCGAAAGACATTTATATGTCGCCTTTTAAAATAGTAAAAAGCAAAATTATTAAAGAGTTATTGCATTATTACGGACCTTTTCCTTATGTTGACGGCTTGCTTCTTGAAATTACAAATAACATGGCAACGGTTGAAGCTGAGCATTTCCCCAGATTTAAAGGTAAAAGCAATTACAATCTTATAAAGTCCGTATCCGTTTTCTTCAAAGTTATTACAAGTTTTTCAGTTATACCATTGCGGTTTGCAACCATTATCGGCTTTTTGTCTTCATTCATTGGTTTTGCTGTTGCAATTTATTTTTGTATCAATATTTTTCAAGTAATTTCATAA
- a CDS encoding DedA family protein — translation MGFTEMLVNYIVAFIAKTGYSSIIILMALESMVAPVPSEAVMPFAGFLIVEGKFTFAGVIFFSTLGSIIGSLISYYIGAFGGRPIVEKWGKYLLLDKHHLELTEKYFTKKGDITILVCRFIPVVRHLISIPAGIARMNILKFIIFTIIGAGLWNSFLTYIGYVLKSNWKEVMKYSHVVDIFVVVALVAAIAYYVYKFYQNNKKS, via the coding sequence ATGGGTTTCACAGAAATGCTGGTTAATTACATTGTTGCTTTTATAGCAAAAACAGGATATTCGAGTATTATAATTTTAATGGCGCTTGAAAGCATGGTTGCTCCCGTGCCAAGCGAAGCGGTCATGCCTTTTGCCGGTTTTCTTATTGTTGAAGGAAAATTTACTTTTGCCGGTGTAATATTTTTCAGTACACTCGGAAGTATTATCGGTTCGCTTATTTCCTATTATATTGGTGCATTTGGAGGCAGACCGATAGTGGAAAAATGGGGAAAATATTTACTGCTTGATAAGCATCACCTTGAACTAACAGAAAAATATTTTACAAAAAAAGGTGACATCACAATTCTCGTTTGCCGCTTTATTCCTGTTGTGCGACACTTGATTTCAATTCCTGCCGGAATAGCCAGAATGAATATTTTAAAATTTATAATTTTTACAATAATTGGTGCAGGTTTGTGGAATTCCTTTCTGACTTACATCGGTTATGTTTTAAAAAGCAACTGGAAAGAAGTAATGAAATACAGCCACGTGGTTGATATTTTTGTTGTTGTTGCACTTGTTGCTGCTATTGCATATTACGTTTATAAATTTTACCAGAATAATAAAAAGTCGTAA
- a CDS encoding rubrerythrin family protein, translating to MEKSIKGTKTEKNLLKAFAGESQAKNRYTFFAKQAQKDGYEQIAALFMETALQEEQHAKIFFKFLEGGAVEITATYPAGIIGTTAENLKAAAMGENEEWTNLYPEFANIAQEEGFPKIAAKFKLIKAIEAEHEKRYAKLLKNIETEKVFEKETSVRWMCRKCGYVHEGTKAPKACPSCEHPEAYFELKAENY from the coding sequence ATGGAAAAAAGTATAAAAGGAACAAAAACGGAGAAGAACCTTCTCAAAGCATTTGCAGGTGAATCACAGGCAAAAAACCGTTATACATTTTTTGCTAAGCAAGCACAAAAAGATGGTTATGAACAAATAGCCGCATTATTTATGGAAACAGCATTGCAGGAAGAACAGCATGCAAAAATATTTTTCAAATTTCTTGAAGGCGGAGCAGTTGAAATTACTGCTACATATCCTGCCGGAATTATTGGAACAACTGCTGAAAACCTCAAAGCTGCTGCAATGGGCGAAAATGAAGAATGGACAAATCTTTATCCCGAATTTGCAAATATTGCGCAGGAAGAAGGATTTCCGAAAATTGCAGCAAAATTCAAACTCATTAAAGCAATAGAAGCAGAGCATGAAAAGCGATATGCAAAGCTTCTGAAAAACATTGAAACAGAAAAAGTTTTTGAAAAGGAAACTTCCGTTCGCTGGATGTGCCGCAAATGCGGATATGTTCACGAAGGAACAAAGGCACCAAAAGCATGTCCTTCATGCGAACATCCTGAAGCATACTTTGAACTGAAAGCAGAAAATTATTAG
- a CDS encoding MATE family efflux transporter has translation MKDLTTGSEKKLILFFAIPMLLGNVFQQSYNIIDRIIVGHYIGKQALAAVGAAFPIIFLLISLIIGIASGITVIISQYFGAKDYKNVKRAIDTMYLFIFISSLIITGIGLYLNTFIFEFIKLPKDIIPDAKIYLSIYFIGMIFMFGFQGVCAVLRGLGDSKTPLYFLVVATILNIALDFLFIVVLKFNISGVAIATVISQFTAFIAVAIYLNKKEKYAKISFKNIEFDKNIFRQSIRIGLPSGAQQAFVALGMIALYRIVNDYGTNAVAAYSVATGIDSFATLPAMNFSMALSAFVGQNIGANKVERVYSGYKATLLMNTVITVILSLLIIFFGKNLMHLFTDDKEVIDIGTKYLVIVSAFYMIFTIMFITNGLIRGAGDTLASM, from the coding sequence ATGAAGGATTTAACAACAGGCAGTGAAAAAAAGTTGATTTTATTTTTTGCTATTCCCATGCTTCTGGGAAACGTTTTTCAGCAATCATATAATATTATTGACAGGATAATTGTTGGTCATTATATTGGCAAGCAGGCGTTAGCTGCTGTGGGTGCGGCTTTCCCAATTATCTTTCTTCTAATATCATTAATAATCGGCATTGCTTCGGGCATCACTGTTATTATTTCACAATATTTCGGTGCTAAAGATTATAAAAATGTTAAAAGGGCGATTGACACAATGTATTTGTTTATTTTTATCTCTTCATTGATAATAACAGGAATTGGCTTATATTTGAACACTTTTATTTTTGAATTTATAAAATTACCAAAAGATATTATTCCTGATGCAAAAATTTATCTTTCAATTTATTTTATAGGAATGATTTTTATGTTCGGATTTCAGGGAGTTTGTGCTGTTCTTCGCGGGTTGGGAGATTCTAAAACGCCGTTGTATTTTCTTGTTGTCGCTACGATTTTAAATATTGCATTGGATTTTCTTTTTATTGTAGTATTAAAATTTAATATCAGTGGTGTTGCCATAGCTACTGTTATTTCACAATTTACTGCATTTATAGCGGTTGCAATTTATCTGAATAAAAAAGAAAAATATGCAAAAATTTCTTTTAAGAATATAGAGTTCGATAAAAATATTTTCAGGCAAAGCATAAGAATAGGTTTGCCGTCCGGAGCTCAGCAAGCGTTTGTTGCTTTGGGAATGATAGCATTATACAGAATTGTTAATGATTACGGAACTAATGCTGTTGCGGCATATTCTGTAGCAACAGGTATTGACTCCTTTGCCACACTTCCTGCAATGAATTTTTCAATGGCTCTTTCTGCATTTGTCGGTCAAAACATTGGAGCCAATAAAGTTGAAAGAGTTTATTCGGGATACAAAGCAACTCTTTTGATGAACACAGTAATTACAGTTATTTTATCGCTATTGATAATATTTTTCGGCAAAAACCTTATGCATTTGTTTACTGATGATAAAGAAGTTATTGACATCGGAACAAAATATTTAGTTATTGTGAGTGCATTTTACATGATTTTTACAATCATGTTCATCACAAATGGTTTGATAAGAGGAGCAGGCGATACATTGGCTTCTATGTT
- a CDS encoding shikimate dehydrogenase encodes MKLFGLIGYPLSHSFSKGYFAEKFSKEKVKNCEYELFPLEKISEFPLLIEKHKNLAGLNVTIPYKEKIINYLEKLDNTAKEVGAVNTIKFIHEKNKKNLVGYNTDVFGFETTLKPLLESHHAKALILGHGGASKAVRYVLKKIGIECLFVELEEYKKEGDISWNEINENLIKNYFLIINATPLGMYPKVDEFPKIPYNCITPKHLLYDLVYNPEKTKFLELGEKQGAAIQNGLQMLHIQAEKSWEIWNTLS; translated from the coding sequence ATGAAACTGTTTGGTTTAATCGGTTATCCGCTTTCACATTCTTTTTCGAAAGGGTATTTTGCAGAAAAATTCTCGAAAGAAAAAGTTAAAAACTGCGAATATGAATTATTTCCTCTTGAAAAAATTTCAGAATTTCCTTTATTAATTGAAAAACATAAAAATCTCGCAGGACTTAATGTAACTATTCCTTATAAAGAAAAAATTATTAATTATCTAGAGAAGCTTGATAACACAGCAAAAGAAGTTGGTGCAGTTAATACGATTAAATTTATTCACGAGAAAAATAAAAAAAATCTTGTTGGCTATAATACCGATGTTTTCGGATTTGAAACGACATTGAAGCCACTGCTCGAATCGCATCATGCAAAAGCATTAATCCTTGGACATGGTGGAGCTTCCAAAGCCGTGCGTTACGTTTTAAAAAAAATCGGAATTGAATGTTTGTTTGTTGAACTCGAAGAATATAAAAAAGAAGGCGATATTTCGTGGAATGAAATAAATGAAAATTTAATAAAAAATTATTTTTTAATTATAAATGCAACTCCTCTCGGAATGTATCCGAAAGTTGATGAGTTTCCGAAAATTCCATACAATTGCATAACTCCAAAACATTTGCTTTACGATTTGGTTTATAATCCCGAAAAAACAAAATTTCTTGAACTTGGCGAAAAACAAGGAGCTGCAATTCAAAACGGACTGCAAATGCTGCATATTCAGGCAGAAAAGTCATGGGAGATTTGGAATACTCTTTCCTAA
- the pepT gene encoding peptidase T encodes MKEKVLERFLKYIKIDTQSDDNSNTNPSTSKQFVLGKILVEELKQVGLSDVSIDDKCYIMATLPANTDKKISTIGFIAHIDTSPDMPGVNIKPQIIKNYDGKDILLNKEKNIQLSTKEYPELKNYVGQTLLTTDGTTLLGADDKAGVAEIMTAMEYLLAHPEIKHGTIKIGFTPDEEIGRGVDHFDVKKFKAEYAYTMDGGGIGELEYENFNAALAKITINGVNIHPGYAKDKMVNSMRVGMELNDLLPANQKPEYTTNYEGFFHLTKFDGTVETTNMQYIIRDFDKEIFEKRKTFIKNVVDFINKKYSENTAVLELKDQYFNMKEKVEPVYHVVELAKKAMELTDVIPVIVPIRGGTDGARLSFMGLPCPNIFAGGHNFHGKYEFVPVESMVKATEVILKIIKLYSEK; translated from the coding sequence ATGAAAGAAAAAGTATTAGAAAGATTTTTGAAGTATATAAAAATAGATACTCAATCTGACGACAATTCAAACACAAATCCGAGCACATCAAAACAATTTGTTCTTGGGAAAATTTTAGTTGAAGAACTCAAGCAAGTAGGTCTTTCCGATGTAAGCATTGATGATAAATGTTACATTATGGCGACCTTACCTGCAAACACCGATAAGAAAATTTCCACCATAGGATTCATTGCTCATATTGATACAAGTCCCGATATGCCGGGTGTAAACATTAAGCCGCAGATAATAAAAAATTATGATGGTAAAGATATTTTGTTGAATAAAGAAAAAAACATTCAGCTTTCAACAAAAGAATATCCCGAACTAAAAAATTATGTCGGACAAACATTGCTCACAACCGATGGCACAACTTTGCTCGGAGCTGATGACAAAGCGGGTGTTGCGGAAATAATGACAGCAATGGAATATCTGCTTGCTCATCCTGAAATAAAACATGGAACGATAAAAATTGGTTTCACTCCCGATGAAGAAATTGGACGAGGTGTTGACCATTTCGATGTAAAAAAATTCAAAGCCGAATATGCTTATACTATGGATGGCGGCGGAATAGGCGAACTCGAATATGAAAACTTCAATGCAGCACTTGCAAAAATAACGATTAACGGAGTAAACATTCATCCCGGCTATGCAAAGGATAAAATGGTGAATTCAATGCGTGTAGGAATGGAGCTTAATGATTTGTTGCCTGCTAACCAAAAACCCGAATACACCACAAACTATGAAGGGTTCTTTCATCTTACAAAATTTGACGGAACTGTTGAAACAACTAACATGCAATATATAATCCGCGACTTTGATAAAGAAATTTTTGAAAAAAGAAAAACTTTTATTAAAAACGTTGTTGATTTTATAAATAAAAAATATTCCGAAAACACAGCAGTACTTGAATTAAAAGACCAATACTTCAACATGAAGGAAAAAGTTGAACCCGTATATCATGTTGTTGAACTCGCAAAAAAGGCAATGGAGTTAACCGATGTAATACCAGTTATTGTTCCTATTCGCGGAGGTACAGATGGAGCACGACTTTCATTCATGGGATTACCGTGTCCGAATATTTTTGCGGGAGGACATAATTTCCACGGAAAATATGAATTTGTCCCTGTTGAATCAATGGTAAAAGCAACAGAAGTCATACTTAAAATAATCAAACTTTATTCCGAAAAATAA
- the radA gene encoding DNA repair protein RadA, which produces MAKIKTIFYCQNCGSQSPKWLGKCPSCNEWNTFVEEIIRKESQGSKVSFKKQTAPILISEISFKSEQRIKTNNEEFDRVLGGGIVPGSIVLIGGEPGIGKSTLMLQISLNIKNLKVLYITGEENEQQIKLRADRVGIKSTNCYILTETSTQHIFQYISNINPDIVVIDSIQTLNTSVIESSPGSVSQVRECTAELQRFAKETETPVFLIGHITKDGTIAGPKVLEHIVDTVLQFEGDRNHIYRILRATKNRFGSTSELGIYEMQSSGLREVTNPSEILLSHHDEQYSGITVSATIEGLRPMLIETQALVSSAAYGTPQRSATGFDVRRLNMLLAVLEKRCGFRLGIKDVFLNIAGGIKVDDPAIDLGVVCAILSSNEDIPIVSNICFAAEVGLSGEIRPVSRIESRISEAVKLGMEKIYISKYNSKNISHSDYGIEIIKVSKIEEIFSFLFG; this is translated from the coding sequence ATGGCAAAAATAAAAACGATTTTTTACTGTCAGAATTGTGGTTCCCAATCGCCGAAATGGCTCGGCAAATGTCCATCCTGTAACGAATGGAATACTTTTGTTGAAGAAATAATAAGAAAAGAAAGTCAAGGAAGCAAAGTCAGTTTTAAAAAGCAAACCGCACCAATTCTCATTTCCGAAATAAGTTTTAAAAGTGAACAGCGCATTAAAACAAATAATGAAGAATTCGACAGAGTGCTTGGTGGAGGAATCGTTCCCGGCTCCATTGTCTTAATTGGTGGAGAGCCAGGTATCGGAAAGTCAACATTGATGCTGCAAATCAGCTTAAATATAAAAAACCTTAAAGTATTATACATTACAGGAGAAGAAAACGAACAACAGATAAAACTTCGTGCCGACCGTGTCGGGATTAAAAGCACAAACTGTTATATACTCACAGAAACATCTACTCAGCATATTTTTCAATATATATCCAATATAAATCCTGATATAGTTGTAATTGATTCGATACAAACATTAAATACTTCTGTAATTGAATCATCGCCGGGAAGTGTTTCGCAGGTTCGTGAATGTACTGCAGAATTACAGCGTTTCGCAAAAGAAACCGAAACTCCTGTATTTCTTATCGGACACATAACAAAAGACGGAACTATTGCCGGACCAAAAGTCCTGGAACATATCGTTGATACTGTGCTTCAATTCGAAGGAGACAGAAATCATATTTACAGAATACTAAGAGCCACCAAAAACCGTTTCGGCTCAACATCCGAATTAGGAATTTACGAAATGCAGTCGAGCGGATTGCGTGAAGTAACAAATCCGTCGGAAATTTTACTTTCCCATCACGATGAACAATATAGTGGAATAACTGTATCAGCCACCATAGAAGGATTAAGACCAATGCTGATTGAAACACAAGCATTAGTAAGCTCTGCTGCTTACGGTACACCGCAGCGTTCAGCCACCGGTTTTGATGTCCGCAGATTAAACATGCTTTTAGCTGTTCTGGAAAAAAGATGCGGTTTCCGTCTTGGAATAAAAGATGTATTTCTGAATATTGCAGGTGGAATAAAAGTTGATGACCCTGCAATTGACTTGGGAGTAGTTTGTGCCATACTTTCATCAAACGAAGATATACCTATTGTATCAAACATTTGTTTTGCAGCGGAAGTGGGACTTTCAGGAGAAATTCGTCCTGTGAGCAGAATTGAATCGCGAATTTCCGAAGCTGTAAAATTAGGTATGGAAAAAATTTATATATCAAAATATAATTCAAAAAATATAAGCCACTCAGATTACGGAATAGAAATTATTAAAGTAAGTAAAATTGAAGAAATTTTTTCATTTCTTTTTGGATGA
- a CDS encoding SDR family oxidoreductase codes for MNKQKVFITGISKGIGRNIAELLNQKGFEVSGSCRNPEKLTDKLSGVKYIPLDLNGKNSILKCKDLIGDIDVLINNAGQSQIGAVEEIKTEDIRNIFDINFFGSIELIKQFLPLMREKKKGLIINIGSMAGSFALPMYSSYCSSKAAFQMFSLCLRQELKQFGITVVHVEPNDIKTSISPELIYKEGGPYENLAKTVREKVKQKMDKSDSPEVVSHLILKIIKSKNTNPKYAVGGSAYMLMFLKRFLSDRTAEKITMKMYGLK; via the coding sequence ATGAACAAACAAAAAGTTTTCATCACCGGTATTTCAAAAGGAATAGGCAGAAACATTGCTGAGTTGCTCAATCAAAAAGGATTTGAAGTGAGCGGCTCGTGTCGTAATCCTGAAAAATTAACTGATAAGCTTTCAGGAGTGAAATATATTCCGCTTGATTTGAATGGTAAAAACAGCATTTTAAAATGCAAAGATTTAATCGGTGATATTGATGTTTTAATTAACAATGCCGGTCAATCGCAAATAGGAGCAGTTGAAGAAATAAAAACCGAAGATATCAGAAATATTTTTGATATTAATTTTTTCGGAAGTATTGAATTGATAAAACAATTTCTGCCATTAATGCGCGAAAAGAAAAAAGGATTGATAATAAATATTGGTTCAATGGCAGGAAGTTTTGCACTTCCCATGTATTCTTCATATTGCTCTTCCAAAGCCGCATTTCAGATGTTTTCGTTATGTTTGCGACAGGAACTAAAACAATTTGGAATAACCGTAGTTCACGTTGAACCGAATGATATTAAAACTTCTATTTCGCCTGAATTAATTTATAAAGAAGGCGGTCCTTACGAAAACCTTGCCAAAACAGTAAGAGAAAAAGTAAAACAAAAAATGGACAAGTCCGACTCACCGGAAGTGGTTTCGCATTTAATACTAAAAATAATAAAATCAAAAAATACAAATCCGAAATATGCAGTTGGCGGAAGTGCCTATATGCTGATGTTCCTGAAACGTTTCCTCTCCGACAGAACCGCCGAAAAAATTACAATGAAAATGTATGGGTTGAAATAA
- the panD gene encoding aspartate 1-decarboxylase has product MLIEVLKSKIHRVKVTEADINYMGSITIDEDLMDAANIIENEKVQVVNLNNGERLETYVIKGKRGSGIICMNGPAARKAIVGDIVIIISFAAMDFEEAKKYKPILIFPNENNSLRK; this is encoded by the coding sequence ATGTTAATTGAAGTATTAAAATCTAAAATCCACAGGGTTAAAGTTACCGAAGCCGATATAAATTATATGGGAAGCATTACCATTGATGAAGATTTAATGGACGCTGCCAATATAATTGAAAACGAAAAAGTGCAGGTTGTAAATCTCAACAATGGTGAACGGCTCGAAACTTATGTTATTAAAGGAAAAAGAGGTTCCGGAATAATTTGCATGAATGGACCTGCCGCCCGTAAAGCCATTGTTGGCGACATAGTAATAATAATTTCCTTTGCCGCCATGGATTTTGAAGAAGCAAAAAAATACAAACCCATACTTATATTTCCCAACGAAAATAATTCTTTAAGAAAATAG
- a CDS encoding hydrolase, translating to MTSKTEQNTECCPKFDPIPWDDKMFEFENKKFIKDKVCTFFYMPMNFGKAMKRLDEKVKTAGAKMPDFLCLSDHTSKWNMDLYLAVDKEISGAENTTLSGKFFSKVYEGPFKDTGKWCKDFEAIAKSKGLKIKKMFMWYTTCPKCAKKYGKNYTVIISQVE from the coding sequence ATGACATCTAAAACAGAACAAAACACAGAATGTTGTCCAAAGTTCGACCCTATTCCATGGGATGATAAAATGTTTGAGTTTGAAAATAAAAAATTCATAAAGGACAAAGTGTGTACGTTTTTCTACATGCCTATGAATTTTGGCAAAGCGATGAAACGACTTGATGAAAAAGTAAAAACAGCCGGAGCTAAAATGCCCGATTTTCTTTGTTTATCAGACCATACATCCAAATGGAATATGGATTTGTATCTTGCCGTTGACAAGGAAATTTCTGGTGCGGAAAACACAACTTTGAGCGGTAAATTTTTCAGTAAAGTTTACGAAGGACCTTTTAAGGATACAGGAAAATGGTGCAAGGACTTTGAAGCTATTGCCAAATCAAAAGGATTAAAAATTAAAAAAATGTTTATGTGGTACACGACTTGTCCAAAGTGTGCAAAAAAATATGGAAAAAATTATACTGTAATTATTTCGCAGGTTGAATAA
- a CDS encoding lysylphosphatidylglycerol synthase transmembrane domain-containing protein: MKKKIFKIFNYIIFLSLGITLLLYVSKGQNIHRIIRDIENANYYWITLAFIAGILSHLVRAIRWNMLVNSLGYKTKTITTFYAVLIGYFANLAIPRIGELTRCGVISKQNKIPLNSVIGTVVAERIFDTLCLIVILFFVIIFQISFLGDFALKYMINPISSKFINNRNFALFAIIIAIALLLGIYFLYKSLLPKFKKLTFFYKLKRFFIGFIYGIKSIANVKSLKLFFVQSFLLWTMYTLVTYFCFQSIKSLSYLTIIDALTLTAIGSIGFIIPVPGGIGAYHAVVILSLVELYKIKRDVAISFAYLAHSSQTLLIIILGTVSLFLIFLTNKKNKTE, translated from the coding sequence TTGAAAAAGAAAATTTTCAAAATCTTCAACTACATTATTTTTCTTTCCCTTGGAATTACGCTATTGTTATATGTTTCCAAAGGTCAAAATATTCACCGAATTATACGTGATATTGAAAATGCAAATTATTACTGGATTACACTTGCGTTTATAGCAGGAATCCTGAGTCATTTGGTCAGGGCAATAAGATGGAATATGCTTGTAAATTCACTCGGTTATAAAACAAAAACAATAACAACTTTTTATGCAGTACTAATAGGATATTTCGCAAATCTGGCAATACCAAGAATAGGCGAATTAACACGATGCGGAGTAATAAGTAAACAAAATAAAATTCCCTTAAATTCAGTAATAGGAACAGTAGTGGCAGAAAGAATTTTTGATACACTTTGTCTTATAGTAATACTGTTTTTTGTAATAATTTTCCAGATAAGTTTTCTTGGCGACTTTGCATTAAAATATATGATAAATCCGATTTCAAGCAAATTTATCAACAACCGTAACTTTGCTTTGTTTGCTATTATCATTGCGATTGCTCTCCTTTTAGGAATTTACTTTTTGTATAAATCACTTCTGCCTAAATTTAAAAAACTAACTTTCTTTTATAAACTGAAACGCTTTTTTATCGGTTTTATTTATGGTATAAAGAGCATAGCAAATGTTAAAAGCTTAAAATTATTTTTTGTTCAAAGTTTTTTATTATGGACAATGTACACCCTTGTAACATATTTCTGTTTTCAGTCAATAAAATCACTATCTTATTTGACAATAATTGATGCATTAACATTAACTGCAATAGGAAGCATTGGTTTTATAATTCCGGTGCCGGGGGGAATAGGAGCTTATCATGCTGTTGTTATTTTATCGCTGGTTGAATTATACAAAATCAAGCGGGATGTGGCAATTTCCTTTGCTTATCTTGCACATTCATCACAAACATTATTAATTATAATTCTTGGTACTGTTTCACTTTTTTTAATTTTTCTAACAAATAAGAAAAATAAAACAGAATGA